The DNA segment GCAACTCCCTGTTTGAGCGACGTCGATTTAACTCTGAAGATGGCCGGGGCCAACCCCGGAATTCACCCGGTATTCGAATTAAAACACAAGTTTCCTAAAAGTTTACAAAGATGATCGTTAATATCCAAGTAAACGTCCATCGTCAGAATGACATAGGATAGAAGACGGCGGCATCCACACGCCTATTGTCGATTCAATTGGCCGCGACGAGCAGGCCGTGGCGCTTTTTGCCCAAGGTCAGCTTCACTGGATCGCCATTGATCGCAATGGATTGCGCTGGATCGGTCACGGTGATCCCATCAAGCTTCACTGCACCTTCCGCTATCTTACGCTTTGCTTCGCCGTTCGAAGAGCAAAAGCCCAGCCCGGTAAGCGCCTGGAGGATGTTAATTGGCTCGGAGACGGCGAGGGTGGGGAGCTCCCCACCGGCGCCGCCCTGTTCGAAGGTTTGCCGGGCAGTCTCTTCGGAGAGTTTTGCTGCTTCCGGACCTCGGCACATTGCAGTCGCTGCTGTCGCAAGCGCGATCTTGGCAGCATTTATCTCGGATCCCTGAAGCGCCTCTAGCCGCTCGATCTCGCCGAGAGGTAGGTCGGTAAAGAGCCGCAGGAAACGGCCGACATCCCGGTCGTCGACATTTCGCCAGTACTGCCAGTAGTCGAAGTGCGGAAGCTGGTCTTCGTGAAGCCAAACCGCGCCGGCCATGGTCTTGCCCATCTTCTGGCCGTCGGCGGTTGTGATCAGCGGAGTAGTGACGCCAAACACTTCCACTCCGTCCATGCGGCGGGTGAGCTCAATGCCGTTGACGATATTGCCCCACTGGTCCGACCCTCCGAGCTGGAGGCGGCAGCCGATCCGCTGAGCCAGTTCACGAAAATCGTAGGCCTGCAGGATCATGTAGTTGAATTCGAGGAAGCTGAGCGATTGTTCGCGGTCGAGCCGCAGCTTGACGCTGTCGAAGCTAAGCATGCGATTGACCGAGAAGTGCTGGCCAACGTCGCGCAGGAAAGGGATATACTGAAGCCCATCCAACCATTCGGCATTGTCGAGCATGACGGCGTCAGTTGGGCCGTCGCCGAACACCAGGAAGCGTTCGAAGATGCGCTTGATCGAGGCGACATTGGCCGCGATCCGTTCCTCCCCGAGCATCGCGCGGGCTTCGTCCTTGAAACTCGGGTCGCCGACCTTGCCGGTTCCGCCTCCCATCAGCACGATCGGCTTGTGTCCGGCCTGTTGCAGGCGGCGCAGAAGCATAATTTGCACGAGACTGCCGACATGGAGCGAGGGGGCAGTCGGATCGAAACCGATATAGCCGGGCACGACCTGCTTGGCGGCAAGCGCATCGAGCGCTGCGCCATCAGTCAGCTGGTGGATGTAGCCGCGCTCGTCGAGCAGCTTTAGCAGGGAGGACTGGAAGGTCATGGCGCGCGGCCTTAGCAGCCCTGAGTTCGCCGCCCAAGGGGGCGTGTGAGGAGGAGCGGGTCATCACTGTAGGACAGTTGTCGTTTGATCGTTGGTAAGCGTGGGAACGGTCTTTTACGGGATTTCCAACGTTAATCTGGCCATGAAGAACTATGGGGAAATCGCCTAAATGTCTAATATTGGGACGAGATCTTAAAATTCTATTGGCCGTCTTTATTAAATGAGACACATTAACCCAGATTAAACGAGTCGCGTTCGGCTGAAAATGATCGGGCCCGGGCGTCCTCGTTTTTTTTGGGGGGATGGGGAATGTCTGGAGCCAGTGGGCCAACAACGAGTTCTGGGACGAGCGGAAACGACACGCTCATCGGGGGCTCGGGCAGCGATACGTTGAGTGGCGGTAGTGGTTCCGACACCATCAACGGGGGAGCAGGCAGCGATATTCTTGATGGCGGATCTGGCGCCGACAAAGTCTCGGGCGGTTCCGGCGCGGACACACTGATTTATCGGGCATGGGAGAACCTCTGGGGCAGCTCGTCGGGTTCGTACACCAGTTACGATTTGTATGACGGGGGTAGCGGAGCGGTAAAGGCCGGCACTACCGGAACCGAGACGGACACATTGCTTGTTTATCTAAGCAATGAGCAGATGGCGAACGCGGCCTTCATGACTGCGTTTCAGGCTGAATGGCAGCAATATCTCTCTTTCATCACCGCGAACTTGAATAAGAATACCGGCCAAGCGTCACCTGCTCAGTTTACCTTCACGACAATCAATCTGAAGGTGTCGGCTATTGAGCATGCCCAGTACGCCCTTGATCCCGGCTCACCTGTTGTGGGCGATGACAGCTATGTTACCGCTGAAGACACGCCCGTTTCCGTCAACGTGCTTGCGAACGATGTTGACGGTAACGGACAGCCTTTGACCGTAACGAAGATTGATGGGCAGGCGATCTTGCCTGGCGGATCCGTCGTCGTCGAGGGCGGCATTGTCTCCATGGCCCTGGACGGCTCGTTAACGTTCACTCCCAATGCCAATTTCGATGGTTCGATTTCCTTCTCATACACGGTGTCCGATCCCAATGGTCTGACCGATACCGGCACTGTTGATGTATTGATCACCGCGGTGGCGGATCAGCCGAGCCTGAGCGTGGCGGCTGCGTCGGGCGACGAGGATAGCGCGATCGCGCTGTCGATCAGTTCGGCGCTGACCGACACCGACGGCTCGGAGACGCTGTCGATCAAGATCAGCGGCGTGCCGACGGGAGCGGTGCTGTCGGCGGGGACCAACAATGGCGACGGCAGCTGGACGCTGACCCCGGCCCAGCTTGCGGGCCTGACGATCACGCCGCCGGCCAACAGCGATGCCGACTTCACGCTGACGGTGGAGGCGACCTCGACCGAGGCCAATGGTGGGGACACGGCAACCAACAGCGACACCATCCTGGTGACGGTCACCGCGGTGGCGGATCAGCCGAGCCTGAGCGTGGCGGCTGCGTCGGGCGACGAGGATAGCGCGATCGCGCTGTCGATCAGTTCGGCGCTGACCGACACCGACGGCTCGGAGACGCTGTCGATCAAGATCAGCGGCGTGCCGACGGGAGCGGTGCTGTCGGCGGGGACCAACAATGGCGACGGCAGCTGGACGCTGACCCCGGCCCAGCTTGCGGGCCTGACGATCACGCCGCCGGCCAACAGCGATGCCGACTTCACGCTGACGGTGGAGGCGACCTCGACCGAGGCCAATGGTGGGGACACGGCAACCAACAGCGACACCATCCTGGTGACGGTCA comes from the Sphingomonas xanthus genome and includes:
- the tyrS gene encoding tyrosine--tRNA ligase codes for the protein MTFQSSLLKLLDERGYIHQLTDGAALDALAAKQVVPGYIGFDPTAPSLHVGSLVQIMLLRRLQQAGHKPIVLMGGGTGKVGDPSFKDEARAMLGEERIAANVASIKRIFERFLVFGDGPTDAVMLDNAEWLDGLQYIPFLRDVGQHFSVNRMLSFDSVKLRLDREQSLSFLEFNYMILQAYDFRELAQRIGCRLQLGGSDQWGNIVNGIELTRRMDGVEVFGVTTPLITTADGQKMGKTMAGAVWLHEDQLPHFDYWQYWRNVDDRDVGRFLRLFTDLPLGEIERLEALQGSEINAAKIALATAATAMCRGPEAAKLSEETARQTFEQGGAGGELPTLAVSEPINILQALTGLGFCSSNGEAKRKIAEGAVKLDGITVTDPAQSIAINGDPVKLTLGKKRHGLLVAAN
- a CDS encoding cadherin-like domain-containing protein codes for the protein MSGASGPTTSSGTSGNDTLIGGSGSDTLSGGSGSDTINGGAGSDILDGGSGADKVSGGSGADTLIYRAWENLWGSSSGSYTSYDLYDGGSGAVKAGTTGTETDTLLVYLSNEQMANAAFMTAFQAEWQQYLSFITANLNKNTGQASPAQFTFTTINLKVSAIEHAQYALDPGSPVVGDDSYVTAEDTPVSVNVLANDVDGNGQPLTVTKIDGQAILPGGSVVVEGGIVSMALDGSLTFTPNANFDGSISFSYTVSDPNGLTDTGTVDVLITAVADQPSLSVAAASGDEDSAIALSISSALTDTDGSETLSIKISGVPTGAVLSAGTNNGDGSWTLTPAQLAGLTITPPANSDADFTLTVEATSTEANGGDTATNSDTILVTVTAVADQPSLSVAAASGDEDSAIALSISSALTDTDGSETLSIKISGVPTGAVLSAGTNNGDGSWTLTPAQLAGLTITPPANSDADFTLTVEATSTEANGGDTATNSDTILVTVSGGGSAEPERGGCVGRRG